The nucleotide sequence AAATTTTGAACCTGTGCAGTCAACCTTTGCCGCAGATGAATATACAGAGCGAAAGACCTTAAAGGAAATCTATAAATTTATTACAAATATATTGCCGGCTGACTGGGTTTATGAAAGCGACGTCTACACGATACTGGAAGAATTAGGATTCAAAAGTTTTATGTACACCTTACCTGCCCAAATAACTGAAGATGGAGATATAATACCGGAGAAAAGTTTTCTTTATTATTTTTTGAACAAAAAAACAGCCGCTATTTAAGCGGCTGTAATTTCTAATCTAGGTATTTATATCCGGTCTTTTCAAACAGTTCTTTTTTGTATAATTCGATTACATCTGCATCCGAACTTCCATGTTCAATCGCTTCTATTAAAGGGTAATGTTCGCTTCTTAAAATTTCTGTAAAGGTCATTATTGCTGCTTTTATCTATGTCTAAGCTAACACTCTTATTCCCATTCACGAAGCTTTAAAAGCTAAATAAAAGCTATTGTTCTTTTAAAAATAAATCAACTTCTTCAGCTGCTAATTTTACCCCATTTTTTAGAACCTGGAACTCCAGATTATTTTCAGTCATATATTTTACCCATCGCTTCACTTCAACATCAGAATATTTAGGATCCAGCTCTATTCCTCTGCACGATCTCCAGTGTTTTTCGCAGGCTATTAAAGTACTACCTGAACCAAGGAAGCCATCAAAGACAATATCCCGTTGTTTAGAACTATTTGTTATTAGATAACTCATTAGCTCAATTGGCTTCATTGTAGGGTGGTCTACGCTCTTTGTAGGCCTGTCGAACTCTAGTACTGTTCGTTGTTTTCGGTCGCTGTACCATGGATGAGCTGCACCTTGTTTCCAACCATAAAGGCAAGGTTCATGAAGCCAATGATAATCCTGTCGGCTCATAACTATAGAGTTCTTTTTCCAGATTAAACACTGAGAAAATTTAAAACCAGCATCTACTAAAGCACTACGGAAATTTACTCCTTCAGTATCCGCATGGAAAACATAAATAGGAGCTCCTTCTTCTGAAAAATTAAAAGCTTGACTGTAGAAATCATATAGAAATTGATAAAAGGAGTTCTTATCCATTTTATCATTGGCAATTTTATCACGCTTTTGAGTAGCTCCTCCAGTATAATCTACATTATAAGGTGGATCTGTAACGGTAAGATTGATCTTCTCTTGGTTTAAAAGCGTTTTAAACACTTCCTGACTCGTACTGTCGCCACAAATTATACGATGAACCAGCTCCTTCTTAAGGCTTCGGAGCTCGTAAATATCACCCTCAATGGATATCGGTTCCTTTGGTGGTTCAGGATCAAACTCTTTTTCTTCTTCTTCCAGAAATTCCTCCGGAATTAGATCCTCCAGTACATCAATATCACCAATATTCAATCCTAGAGATTCTAGATCTATATCTGCAAAATGCTCTTCGAGAACATCTACATCCCAAAATCCGGCAGGAACGTTAGAGGTGATGTTATACTCCTTAAATTCAATTTCGGTTAATGGACGGTTCGGGATCCTTACATCAATAAGTTCCTCTCCGCGGTCCAGGAGCATAAGTATTTT is from Gillisia sp. Hel1_33_143 and encodes:
- a CDS encoding DNA modification methylase: MTNLNNLTETTLLAPLEWHNEKRKVKDLVPYEFNPRILTEEKKEKLINSLRKFNLAEVPAVNTDNVIVAGHQRVKILMLLDRGEELIDVRIPNRPLTEIEFKEYNITSNVPAGFWDVDVLEEHFADIDLESLGLNIGDIDVLEDLIPEEFLEEEEKEFDPEPPKEPISIEGDIYELRSLKKELVHRIICGDSTSQEVFKTLLNQEKINLTVTDPPYNVDYTGGATQKRDKIANDKMDKNSFYQFLYDFYSQAFNFSEEGAPIYVFHADTEGVNFRSALVDAGFKFSQCLIWKKNSIVMSRQDYHWLHEPCLYGWKQGAAHPWYSDRKQRTVLEFDRPTKSVDHPTMKPIELMSYLITNSSKQRDIVFDGFLGSGSTLIACEKHWRSCRGIELDPKYSDVEVKRWVKYMTENNLEFQVLKNGVKLAAEEVDLFLKEQ